The following coding sequences are from one Rissa tridactyla isolate bRisTri1 chromosome 14, bRisTri1.patW.cur.20221130, whole genome shotgun sequence window:
- the PRRC2B gene encoding protein PRRC2B isoform X6 produces the protein MSDRLGQITKGKDGKSKYSTLSLFDKYKGKSIEAIRTTVIPRHGLQSLGKVAAARRMPPPANLPSLKSENKGNDPNIIIVPKDGTGWANKQDQPDQKSSSATAAQLQESLPQQGLQKSVSNLQKPTQSISQESTNSVPGGPKSWAQLNGKPAGQEGGSRASSRLLSFSPEEFPTLKAAGEQDKVGKEKGALDPSYGPGPSLRPQNVTSWREGGGRNITSATSLTASPAELGSKTSSTGDGAPSSVSASDPKEPSLRPAQPVRKGASQFMGNVYQPPTYHDMLPAFMCPQQPSETPASLDRGSFPLPQLRLEPRVPFRQYQMNDQDGKENRLNLSRPTRPLRQQIERAPRPTIINAENLKGLDELDTDADDGWAGIHDEVDYSEKLKFSEDEEEEETLKDGRQKWNSWDPRRQRQLSLSSADSADVKHTVEEGKNWGDSVGLSRSVRKVQDSQQPPRKLNGWSSTSEYQKPTLGSILRQQSLEDKEEKVPLRQKFVHSEISEAVERARRRREEEERRAREERLAACAAKLKQLDQKCKLAQKTSETQKHTENEDVRPPSTEKNAVQENSHAFRRATPEFHTQDVSVGYLEEETPAPAATAQSSSEEELREAPSPAQEFNKYQKSLPPRFQRQQQQQQQEQLYKMQHWQQQQVYPPPSHSHPQRTFYPPHPQMLGFDPRWMMMPSYMDPRMAQSRAPVDFYPSALHPSGIMKPMIQQDSIGGSSCRSEDQNCQAGQVERKSAPLDPVPVWGQESYTSLQSKGYSLSHQKQADMTMEGLHARNDSYSPPSGRPEGLSTQRDLFEERGEEYLSAFDKKAQADFDSCLSSQRIGQDLLFQHQETVQETSTSGNRHANLRCSPLEPDFIQAEKKPEYNGWDISHHQKPAETAAEVAEEVPRDEQSFNADPWKKEGANTKQPAEETTEWAPENRNTSGQHQEQMGRTRRSGPIKKPVLKALKVEEKEKEIEKVKLEGEDTSRPLKEKAAVQKVENESDDSTALLNSTRYLLDDKGSSQASLAREAEKSQEEEEEEEEEEKPERTWENKLCRESGDLPPTKRNNWIFIDEEQAFGGRGQGRGRGRGFREFTFRGRGTVVGSRGVYNNQRSSRGRGLREFNQPEDFPRGKPRRRIASETHSEGSEYEELPKRRRQRGSENSNEGSVLDREDSDLKKGDFKESWRSNKIYSDDHTSLDPKMRAPRAFGRSLPPRLSNSGYGRRGFMGKEPTQWQGRSGGAGWQEYSHTSPSDTFGSRQQSDREYIQDSYKHVDSFSSRVFDESHLDDKRHFFQEDYSADQENIENRPFRRRRPPRQDKPPRFRRLRQERESVGQWNPEEGVPNVLPSQWPGRPKLTTPEKSTISGRRSPELSYQNSSDHANEEWETASESSDFSERRERRDGVAESEGQLESGLGNGSLGEKRELAKRSFSSQRPIVDRQSRKTEPTGFVEQSVRTGVGAASRYDSQQNGTLIKSKRSPEEGGGLGNASGGSSHSIYSLDRASHGNSESAEGPGKKTEKEPKSTAQRASEKGEALSQFELSYGSTIIDNRVSNTAEENEVGSLAGEGFIEVLTKKQRRLLEEERRKKEQAAQAPAKARVLQSRIPPRFAKKQNGLCLEQSDVTVSGNSLGTEIWESNSPALSVQSPGSDSWSKPVNTFNGTESSTTEDSDFSLPPGSASGTAANPVTKLQDALASNAGLTQSIPILRRDHHLQRCIGLNPMSFPTADLTLKMESARKAWENSPSLPEQNSPGGAGSGIQPPSSVGASNGVSYSSFGGVSMPPMPVASVAPSASIPGNHIPPLYLDGHVFASQPRLVPQTIPQQQSYQQAAAAQQIPISLHTSLQAQAQLGLRGGLPVSQSQEMYSSIQPFRSQVYMHPSLSQPSTMVLTGGTALKPPYSAFPGMQPLEVVKTQSGSPYQPMNGSQTLVYEGQINQAAGMGASQMMDSQLTQLTMPVPGSQLPLPRYGSGQQPLILPQSIQLPQGQNLPVGAPRRILPPGSQPSVLATSRESSQMEMKGFHFSDGKQNMSSGGSVPAPHTYRIYSMNIVDSSISRPSSASPSGKPAGPAVSMGSVQGHYVQQAKQRVDENKANLGAVKLQETASTNQMKPVRTGAIKPQAVKVEESKA, from the exons ATGTCCGATCGTTTGGGGCAAATAACCAAGGGAAAGGATGGGAAAAGCAAGTATTCGACTCTCAGCCTGTTTGATAAGTATAAAGGAAAGTCAATAGAAGCTATCAGAACTACAG TTATACCTAGACATGGCTTACAGAGTCTTGGGAAAGTTGCTGCTGCTCGGCGCATGCCACCTCCTGCAAACTTGCCTAGCTTGAAGTCTGAGAACAAAGGAAACGACCCCAACATCATTATAGTACCCAAGGACGGTACAGGATGGGCAAACAAGCAGGATCAGCCAGACCAAAAGAG TTCCAGTGCGACggctgcacagctgcaggagtCGCTGCCGCAGCAGGGTTTGCAGAAATCTGTCTCCAATTTACAGAAGCCGACACAGTCAATCAGTCAGGAG agtacAAATTCAGTGCCAGGTGGACCAAAGTCATGGGCACAGCTGAATGGAAAGCCAGCAGGACAAGAAGGTG GTTCAAGGGCCTCAAGCCGACTGTTATCCTTCTCTCCCGAGGAATTTCCGACGCTGAAAGCAGCTGGCGAGCAGGACAAGGTTGGCAAAGAAAAGGGCGCCTTAGATCCGTCGTATGGGCCAGGACCAAGCCTCCGCCCCCAGA ATGTCACCAGTTGGAGGGAGGGCGGTGGGAGGAACATAACCTCTGCCACATCTCTGACCGCCTCCCCTGCTGAGCTGGGCAGCAAGACCTCTAGCACGGGAGATGGAGCCCCCTCCTCAGTGAGTGCCAGTGATCCGAAGGAGCCATCTCTCcgcccagctcagcctgtccgCAAAGGGGCTTCACAGTTCATGGGAAATGTCTACCAACCACCTACATACCATGACATGCTACCTGCTTTT ATGTGTCCACAACAGCCATCTGAGACCCCTGCATCGCTGGACCGAGGgtctttccctcttcctcagcTTCGGCTTGAGCCCCGGGTACCTTTCAGACAATACCAGATGAATGACCAGGATGG AAAAGAGAACAGGCTTAACCTGTCTCGCCCAACACGTCCACTTCGGCAGCAAATAGAGAGAGCACCTCGGCCCACCATTATCAATGCAGAGAACCTAAAGGGGCTGGATGAACTAGACACTGATGCAGATGACGGGTGGGCAG GCATTCATGATGAAGTGGATTACTCTGAGAAACTGAAGtttagtgaagatgaggaagaggaagaaactcTTAAAGATGGACGACAGAAGTG GAACAGCTGGGATCCCAGAAGGCAGCGACAGTTGTCCCTGAGCTCTGCAGACAGTGCAGATGTCAAACACACtgtggaggaaggaaagaattgGGGCGACTCTGTGGGCTTGTCCCGATCAGTCCGGAAGGTGCAGGATTCACAGCAGCCTCCGAGGAAGCTGAATGGCTGGAGCTCAACATCTGAATACCAG aaGCCCACCCTGGGAAGTATTCTCAGGCAGCAGTCCCTTGAggataaagaagaaaaggtgCCACTGAGACAGAAGTTTGTGCACTCTGAGATCTCAGAGGCTGTCGAGAGAGCCAGGAGGCGACGGGAAGAGGAAGAGCGGCGAGCCAGGGAGGAGCGTCTGGCAGCCTGCGCTGCAAAGCTGAAGCAACTTGATCAGAAATGCAAACTGGCTCAGAAAACCAGCGAGACCCAGAAACACACAGAGAATGAAGATGTGCGACCCCCAAGCACAGAGAAAAATGCTGTGCAGGAGAATAGTCATGCCTTCCGTAGAG caacCCCTGAGTTTcacacacaggatgtctctgttGGCTATCTGGAAGAGGAgactcctgccccagcagcaacagcccaaagcagcagtgaggaggagctcAGAGAAGCTCCCTCTCCAGCACAGGAATTCAACAAATACCAGAAATCTCTTCCCCCACGAttccagaggcagcagcagcaacagcagcag gagcagctgtacAAGAtgcagcactggcagcagcagcaagtctATCCtcccccatcccattcccatccccaacGGACGTTCTACCCGCCGCACCCCCAGATGCTTGGCTTTGATCCTCGATGGATGATGATGCCCTCTTATATGGACCCTCGCATGGCCCAGAGTCGTGCCCCTGTGGATTTCTACCCTTCAGCCCTTCACCCTTCAG GAATTATGAAGCCCATGATTCAGCAGGACTCCATTGGAGGAAGCAGTTGTCGGTCTGAAGATCAGAACTGTCAGGCAGGGCAGGTGGAAAGGAAAAGTGCTCCCTTGGACCCTGTGCCAGTGTGGGGCCAGGAGAGCTACACATCTCTGCAGAGCAAAGGATACTCCCTGTCACATCAAAAACAGGCTGACATGACCATGGAGGGGCTGCATGCCAG gAATGACAGTTACTCTCCTCCTTCTGGAAGGCCAGAGGGTCTGAGCACCCAGCGAGATCTCTttgaggagagaggggaggagtaCTTGAGTGCTTTTGACAAGAAGGCCCAAGCAGACTTTGACAGCTGCCTGTCGTCTCAGAGGATAGGCCAAGATCTCCTGTTTCAGCATCAGGAGACCGTGCAGGAAACTTCTACTTCTGGTAACCGCCATGCAAACTTGAGGTGTTCACCTCTGGAGCCTGATTTTATCCAAGCAGAGAAGAAGCCTGAATATAATGGTTGGGATATCAGCCACCATCAGAAacctgcagagactgcagcagAGGTTGCTGAAGAAGTGCCCAGGGATGAGCAGTCATTCAATGCTGACCCGTGGAAGAAAGAAGGAGCCAATACCAAACAGCCGGCTGAAGAGACAACGGAGTGGGCTCCTGAGAACCGGAACACCAGTGGTCAGCACCAGGAGCAAATGGGGAGGACACGGCGATCAGGCCCAATAAAAAAACCAGTCCTGAAAGCCCTCAaggtggaagagaaggagaaggagatcGAGAAGGTTAAACTGGAGGGCGAGGACACCTCGCGCCCACTGAAGGAGAAGGCAGCTGTTCAGAAAGTAGAAAATGAGTCAGATGATTCTACAGCCTTACTGAACTCCACACGCTATCTGCTGGATGACAAAGGTTCTTCCCAAGCCAGCCTTGCCCGAGAGGCTGAGAAATctcaagaggaagaggaggaagaggaggaggaagagaagccaGAAAGAACCTGGGAGAACAAGCTATGCAGAGAGTCTGGTGATCTACCTCCCACGAAAAGAAACAACTGGATCTTCATTGATGAGGAACAAGCCTTTGGTGGGAGAGGTCAGGGGCGTGGGCGAGGGAGAGGCTTCAGAGAGTTTACTTTCAGAGGCCGAGGCACTGTTGTGGGCAGCCGGGGAGTCTATAACAACCAGCGGAGTAGCCGAGGGCGAGGGCTTCGGGAGTTCAACCAGCCAGAGGACTTCCCCAGAGGCAAACCAAGGCGCCGGATTGCAAGTGAGACACACAGTGAAGGGTCAGAATACGAGGAGCTCCCCAAGCGTCGCCGGCAGAGAGGATCAGAGAACAGCAATGAAGGTTCTGTGCTGGACAGGGAGGACAGCGATTTGAAAAAGGGAGACTTCAAAGAATCTTGGAGGTCCAACAAAATCTATTCAGATGATCACACTAGTCTGGATCCTAAGATGAGGGCCCCGAGAGCTTTTGGGAGATCACTGCCACCAAGACTGAGCAACTCTGGCTATGGGCGAAGGGGTTTCATGGGTAAGGAGCCCACCCAGTGGCAAGGCAGGAgtgggggagcagggtggcaggagTACAGCCACACCTCTCCATCGGACACTTTTGGGAGCAGGCAACAGTCCGACAGGGAGTACATTCAGGATTCTTATAAACACGTGGATTCCTTCTCTAGCCGGGTTTTTGATGAGAGCCATCTGGATGACAAAAGGCACTTTTTCCAGGAAGATTACTCTGCGGATCAGGAGAACATAGAAAACAGGCCATTCAGGAGAAGGCGTCCCCCCCGCCAGGACAAACCACCAAGATTCAGGCGCCTCAGGCAAGAGAGGGAATCAGTCGGCCAGTGGAACCCTGAGGAGGGAGTCCCCAACGTGCTGCCCAGCCAGTGGCCTGGAAGACCCAAGCTGACCACCCCAGAGAAGAGCACCATCTCGGGCAGACGGTCTCCTGAGCTGTCCTACCAGAACTCATCCGACCACGCCAATGAGGAGTGGGAGACAGCATCTGAAAGCAGCGACTTCAGCGAGCGGCGGGAGAGGCGAGatggagttgcagagagcgaagGCCAGCTAGAGAGTGGCCTCGGGAACGGAAGcctgggagagaagagggagcTAGCAAAGAGGAGCTTCTCAAGCCAAAGGCCGATTGTTGACAGGCAGAGCCGCAAGACCGAGCCAACAGGGTTTGTGGAGCAGTCTGTCAGGACTGGTGTAGGAGCAGCTTCCAGATACGACAGCCAGCAGAACGGGACACTGATTAAAAGCAAAAG ATCTCCAGAAGAAGGAGGGGGCCTTGGCAACGCCAGTGGTGGGAGCAGCCACTCCATTTACAGCTTGGATAGGGCTTCCCATGGCAACTCGGAGAGTGCTGAGGGGCCAGgtaaaaagacagagaaggagCCCAAATCCACTGCGCAGAGAGCAAGCGAGAAGGGAGAGGCCTTGTCACAGTTTGAACTGAGCTACGGAA GTACCATCATCGATAATCGGGTGTCGAACACAGCGGAAGAGAATGAAGTAGGTTCTTTGGCAGGTGAAGGCTTCATTGAGGTTCTTACTAAAAAGCAGCGTCGTCTGCTGGAAGAGGAGCGAAGGAAgaaggaacaggctgctcag GCACCAGCTAAGGCCCGTGTCCTTCAGTCTCGCATTCCTCCTCGATTTGCTAAGAAGCAGAACGGCTTGTGCTTGGAGCAAAGTGATGTAACAGTGTCTGGAAACAGCCTGGGCACAGAGATCTGGGAGAGCAACAGTCCAG CTCTTTCCGTTCAGTCTCCTGGCAGTGACTCCTGGAGCAAGCCTGTAAATACCTTCAATGGTACTGAATCTAGCACCACTGAG gACTCTGACTTCAGCTTGCCACCTGGTTCTGCCTCTGGCACTGCAGCTAACCCAGTCACCAAATTGCAGGATGCCTTGGCCAGTAat GCAGGGTTAACGCAGTCCATTCCCATTCTACGAAGAGATCATCACCTCCAGCGGTGCATTGGCCTGAACCCGATGTCCTTCCCCACTGCAGACCTTACCCTTAAG ATGGAGTCTGCTCGTAAAGCTTGGGAAAACTCTCCTAGTTTACCAGAACAGAACTCCCCAGGAGGTGCAGGCTCAGGCATCCAGCCTCCTTCCAGTGTTGGAGCTTCCAACGGTGTCAGCTACAGCTCTTTTGGTGGAGTTTCTATGCCTCCTATGCCTGTGGCGTCCGTAGCACCTTCTGCATCTATTCCAG GTAACCATATTCCACCCCTGTATCTGGATGGCCATGTGTTTGCAAGTCAGCCCCGCCTGGTCCCTCAGACAATACCTCAGCAGCAAAGCTACCAACAG gctgctgctgctcaacAGATTCCCATTTCCCTCCACACATCCTTACAGGCCCAAGCTCAGCTTGGGCTGAGGGGTGGTCTGCCTGTTTCCCAGTCCCAGGAGATGTACAGCTCTATACAGCCCTTCAG GTCTCAGGTGTATATGCACCCCAGTCTGTCTCAACCCAGCACCATGGTCCTGACCGGAGGCACTGCTCTGAAGCCTCCGTATTCCGCCTTCCCAGGCATGCAGCCCTTGGAGGTGGTGAAAACCCAGTCTGGGTCCCCCTATCAGCCCATGAATGGAAGCCAGACGCTGGTTTATGAAGGCCAGATAAACCAGGCGGCTGGTATGGGAGCTTCCCAGATGATGGACTCTCAGCTTACACAG CTAACAATGCCTGTGCCTGGCTCCCAGCTTCCTCTGCCCCGCTACGGCTCTGGCCAGCAGCCCCTAATTCTACCACAGTCCATCCAGCTCCCTCAGGGGCAAAACCTTCCTGTAGGAGCTCCCCGAAGAATCCTCCCTCCTGGATCCCAGCCTTCTGTTCTTGCTACCAGCAGGGAG tCCTCCCAAATGGAAATGAAAGGGTTTCATTTCTCCGACGGTAAACAGAATATGTCCTCCGGAGGGTCTGTACCAGCACCACATACGTACAG AATTTACTCCATGAATATTGTCGACTCTTCGATTTCCAGGCCTAGCTCTGCCAGCCCAAGCGGGAAGCCGGCTGGACCAGCAGTTAGTATGGGCTCTGTGCAAGGACACTATGTACAGCAG GCAAAGCAGCGGGTGGATGAAAATAAAGCCAACCTGGGAGCAGTAAAGCTGCAAGAAACAGCTTCCACAAACCAGATGAAGCCAGTGCGCACAGGAGCGATCAAACCTCAGGCAGTCAAAGTGGAGGAAAGCAAGGCCTAG